The genomic segment ATTTGGTGATTTAGTAATTTGGTAATTGCTTCACTTGTGCCCTGGCGCGAGTCGCCGATCGCGTGATTGGTTTTCAAATTACCAAATTACGAATTTACGAAATTACCAAATGGAGCGCTATGCCCACTGACCTTCACTGGGACGACACCGAAGACATCGGCCTGCTGCTGGCGGATACCTACCCCGACATCAACCCGCTTGAGGTGCGCTTCACCGATCTTCACCGCATGATTACCGAGCTGCCCACCTTTGTGGACGACCCCAAGAAGTCCACGGAAGGCAAGCTGGAAGCCATCCAAATGGCCTGGAACGAGGAGTACGAAGACCGCCACGCCGCGTGATCGTCAGCCAAAGCAAAGACGCCCACAGTCCGACTGTGGGCGTCTTCAATTTTGCCGTGTCAACTTTCAGCTGCTTCGTTCTTCCTGACGACTGAAGACTTCCGACTGAAGACTCTTGTTTCGTCGCCGGTGCCGCCGGCCCAGGAACGGGCGGCTGCGTCTCCACGCTGGCCTCGCGCAGGAACTTGGCAGCATCCTCCGGTGGCGTCGGATTGATGTAAAACCCCGCACAACGCCAGAGAGTTCCTCGGTTACATCGTTGGCGCTGTATGCGCACGCCCGTCGCGGCTGCTAACGGCACGAGATTTTCGAGTTGGGGCGGGACTCAATCCCTGGCAAGCAGCGCCTCGCGACTGCATCCATTTCGGCACCAGCACCAAAACGAATTTAGAGACCATGAGATAGCGCACCAACCGCTTGGGGCGCGCGGCGCAGCGGGCGTACAAGGGGACATGGACGAAACGCCGACCGATTCATTCGCATTACGGCCGCCGAAGGGAGAATTTATGGAATCGCGTACTCTGAGCACAAGCCGGCCCTCCGTGCCCGATGCTGGCTCTTCTTTCTGTACTTTCTTTTCGCGATGGGTGTGCGTGGCCGCGATCCTGGCGGTGTGTTGTGACATAGGTGCGCCCATGCTCCACGCCGCGAATCTGACCAACACGACGCTGACGCTGTCATCGAATTCGGTGACCGCGGGAACGGTGGTGACCTTTACCGCCGCAGTGTCGAATGGATCTCCGGTCACGACGGGGTTGGTGACATTCTGCGATGCGGCGGCGGCCTTCTGCTTAAACGGGGCGATGCTTGGCACAGCGCAGTTGACACCGTCGGGCACGGCGGTGATCAAGTTTCGGCCTGGCATCGGGAGCCACACTTACAAGGCCGTGTTCAAGGGGACGACGACGGACCTGCCCAGCACGTCGTCAACGCAGACCCTGACGGTGAGCGGGACGTATGCCACGACGACAACAATTTCAGCGTCGGGCGTGCCAGGCAACTACACGCTAACCGGGACGGTAGTTGGCACGGGTAGCCGGGCTCTGTCGCCGACCGGAAGCGTGGAGTTTGTGGACACGACCGCCAGTTCCACGCTGGGGTCGGCGGCGCTGGGGGCGGCCACGCTGGCGGAAGCCTTTGCGTCG from the Terriglobia bacterium genome contains:
- the iscX gene encoding Fe-S cluster assembly protein IscX, which gives rise to MPTDLHWDDTEDIGLLLADTYPDINPLEVRFTDLHRMITELPTFVDDPKKSTEGKLEAIQMAWNEEYEDRHAA